The DNA segment CCCTGCGCGCCTTGCGGCCGCTAAGATTCTCTCGAATTCTAAGCTGATAGTTGCTCCGGCTTTCTGCGTGACTTCGTCCTCTGTTGGGATATCAAAGTCATTTGCGCCGTATTTCAAACCTTCAAGAGCTGCTTCATTTTTGGTCAGTACAGATGTTCGAATGTGCCGAATATTGTGCAAATAGATCCTCGATACTGCCAGCCAGCGCAGATATTCCTGATTGCTGATTTCCTGGCCGCCAAGCTCTGTGTTCCAGGGTTTATAACTCCAGCACAGAAAACTTGTAAGCCGACGATCCGTGGACTCCTGAAAGTCCCGCAGTTGTTGCAAATGACTCAGGCGCTCTTCGAGTGTCTCGTCGAATCCAATAACCATGGTGGCCGTGGACCCAAGACCTGCCTCTAGGATCGCTCTCTGGGCACGGTAATAATCTGCTACAGAATATTTCCCAGGACTGTGCCTACGGCGAAACCGATCATCAAGAATCTCAGCACCACCACCAGTAACCCACTTGGTGCCCACCGATTTAAGTAGCGCAGCGCCGTCATCGTAACTAATTTTTGACAACTTGCAGCTAAACATAAATTCAGCTATCGTCATTTCGTAAAAGCTTAATCGCTCACCATATCGTGCATGAATGCGCCCAAATAGTTCGGCATAATCATTCAGCTTAAGCTTCGGATGAAAGCCGCCGTTGAATCCAACTAAAGTACCCCCGTGACTAACCAACTCATCGATCTTGGCGCAAACCTGGTCGTAGTTGAGTAAGTACCCACCCTCTTGGTGGGGTAGTTTGTAAAATGCGCAGTAATCACATTTTGCAACACAGACGTTTGTATAGTTGACGATAGCCATGACCACATAAGTGGCCTCGTTTGCCGGGTGAAGCCTATCGCGAGCTAACGTAGCCAACTCGCACAACGTGCGATCATCGGCATCCACAAACAGCGAGGCGGCTTCATCCAACGATACTGGCTCGCCTGCCATGATTGCCTCACGCAACCTTGAAACAACATCAAGCTTCATTAGCTATGTCCAACAGTTAACTTTAATTTTAAACATCATACTCATAGTCTTCATTAACCTAGCGTGGAACACCGAACGTTGGTAGCTATTTTTAAGCACTTTCCAACAACAATTAGCGACCAGAAAAGAACGTTGAACCCTGATTTGCGCACGAATCTGTAAAATTCTGGGGTTGCCTAGGCACGGTATTTCTACTAAAGGGTAGGCGCTGAGCGAGCACTCAGACATTGTTGCAGTCGTCGTAGCGAGGGGGTCCCCCCGACATCCGAGCACACTTGGTACAGGGAGAGTCTGACAGATGGATATCCTACACTACCTAAAGACCCAGCATGATTCAATTCGTGGCATTTATAGGCGCGTTGCAGAGGCTAAGGTCCCTAAGGAGCGGAAGTCGCAACTGGAGTCCCTTGTTAGGTCTACTCAGGTCTACCTCACTTTACAGCGGGATTTTTTATATCCAGAGCTATCCGGTTCGTTCGCCGCTGCCGACGGTTTAATATCAACCTCAGAAAGCAACGCAAAAACCATTGATAAAGCAATGAAATCAATGATTAATGTCGCGTCAATGGCCGCTTTTGACGCGAGTGCATTTGAAGACAAGATGAGTTCATTGGGCAGAGCGCTTACTGCTCACTTTGACCAAGAAGAACAGAACCTTTTGCCAAAGATACGGGACTTTATTCGGACTGAGGATCGCGAGGACTTGGGACTAGTATTCGCGGATGCTGAGTCTGAACTTTTAGCTGCCTTAGATAGTGGTGGTGGCCTTTCACCAGCCCGAAGACGCCGGGCTTGAACGAGCACACCGGAAAGCGGCTTGACCACAGGGCGCAAGACGCGGTACTTACTCTGCTCCAGTCTGCCTGAAATAGGCATAACATAGTCGTAAGCTGTAGGTTTTAGTGATGAAGAACAAACTGATTAGCCAATTTGAACAGCGCGTTTTCAGCGAGCGCAAAAAGCACCCCACTTTCCGTACCGGTGATACGGTCCGCATCGCGTACAAGATCCAAGAGGGTGCTGACAAAACCAAGTTCCGCCTGCAGCAATTTGAGGGAATTGTTATCCGCCTGCGCAAAGGCACGGCCGATGGCAGTTTCACGGTGCGTAAGATTGGTGCCAATGGCGTTGGTGTTGAGCGCTGCTTTCCGCTTTATTCACCCTATGTGGATGCGATCGAGGTTGTTGCTTCCGGGGTGGTTCGTCGGGCCCGTCTGTACTACCTACGTGACCTGGCCGGTAAGGCTGCTCGTATTCGTAGTCGGTTTCACGGTCGCAAAGAGCTAGTTTCGGTACCAGGAGCCGATCAAGTGGCCGAGGATTTGACCAAAGTCGAACTCGCCCCTGCTCCCGAATCAGAGCAATCTGCCGAGTAATTAGGCAAAGACGTTGACATAGTAGTCAATTCTTAGCTTATGTGACTGATCCGGATAGACCACTGCCAGGTCGATCCGGATCGTGTCGTATTGGCCACGTAGCTTGGCATAAGCGTATCTGGCCCCTCGCTGCAAAGCGCGAAGCTTTCTGGTTGAGAGTAAGTTCAGCGTGTCGCTCATGGTCGTAGGCCTACGAGCTCGAAACTTTACTTCCACGACTACGAAAGTCCGACCTTTTGTAGCAACTATATCTAGCTCAAATCCCCGCCGTCGAAGATTACGCCAAGGGATCTCCCACCCCTGACGATACAATGCAGCTGCAACTAGGGTCTCAGCCAGAGCCGCCTGTGCATAGCGACTTGTTTTCTCTGTATTGACGTATGGGAGCAAAGCTAGTCCTGTGAAGCTCGCAGATTCCTAGAGCCCCAATACTACCAATATGAGCCTTAGTACCGTAACCGACATGAGCTGCAAAACCGTATCCAGGATAGATGTCCGCCATCTCTTGCATGAAATGATCTCGGGCTGTTTTGGCTAAAATCGATGCCGCTGCAATAGAGAAGGTTGTAGCATCGCCTTTGACAATAGCCATTTGTTCGCCTTCGTATCCAGGAATCGGCAATTTCCCATCGACCAGGACCAAGTCTACCTCTCCACATTGGGCTATCGCACGTCGCATAGCCAAAAAACATGCAGGTAAGATCCCCAATCGGTCGATTTCGACCACGGATGCGCTCGCCACAGAGAACTTTTTGCAGACAGCTTGGATGACGGGCGTGATGGACGCCCGTTGTTTGGGACTTAGCTGCTTAGAGTCTCGAATCAATGCTAAGTCCGAGGCGGGAAGCTTGATCAAGCGCGCCCAATCTAGGACCGCACACCCGGCATAAACCGGGCCTGCCAAACAGCCACGCCCAACCTCATCAACCCCAGCGAAGCTTAAATTCTGCTCAAATAGTTGGCGTTCGAGACGGCCTTTAGCGCTTGTTGGGGCGCTGGACCGTGCCATCTCACAATGCTTTCTTGATTAGATCAATCAACTTGGTCTTGGGTACTGCTCCAACAACGCTATCGACTAGTTTCCCGTCCTTGAACAGTGCTAGGAACGGTATAGACCTAACGCCCAATGAAGCCGGAACGTTGGCATTTTCGTCTACGTTCATCTTCGCAACGGTGACCTTACCTTTGTACTCCTGGGCAAGGGATTCCAAGACAGGCCCAATGGCCACGCACGGGCCACACCAAGGAGCCCAAAAATCAACTAAAACCGGTACACTAGATTTCAGAACCGTTGCTTCGAAACTAGCGTCATTTATGGCAACAGTATTCTCGGCCATGACAAATCTCCACAAATGTTTGACCCTGGATTATGGCATAAAAGCCTTACACAAAAACAGCACTATTCCAGCTACTGAAATTCGGCAAAGCAATAGACCGAATCAGACAGTATTAGGGTTATGATGACAGCTACTTTCGTCCATGCTAGCATCGCCGCCGCTCATGGCTTTGTGGCACGGCGCTCAATGAGTGGGCCTAACATATTTTGCATCTTTTTTTGCGTAGGGGAACTCGACAGTGGCAGTTTTAGAGGTCGTCGTTTGGCCAGCTAAAGTCCTCGAGACACGAGCCAGCGAAGTATCTAAGTTTGATGATCATTTAAGGTCTTTCGTCAAAGACATGCACGACACGATGAAGGCCGCCAACGGTATCGGACTAGCAGCTAATCAGGTTGGCGATTTGCGTCGAGTCATAACGATCGAAATACCCTGGGTGCCTAATGATGATGCTGACGACAGTGACGATCACTGCGAGCCAAAGGAATGGTGGCACGACAAAAAGTTTACTTTCGTAAACCCAAAAATCACCAAAAAGTCTGGTAAATTTCGCTACCAAGAGGGGTGCCTTAGTTTCCCTGAAGTTTACGAGTTTATCGACCGCGCCGCTGATATTTGGGTGACAGCTCAAGATGAGAATGGCAAGAGCTTTGAAGTACACGCGACTGGGCTATTGTCGGTATGTCTCCAACATGAAATCGACCATATTGACGGCATTGTCTTTATCGATCGGATGAGTAGACTCAAGGCGGGTCTTGCCAAAAAGAAACTGAAGCGACCGGTGACGCCATGACTAGCGTCCTTGTTGCACCGTCTCTATTAGCTGCTGACCCCATGAGTTTCAGGGACGAAGTGCATAGTGTGGAAAAGGCTGGTGCAGATTGGCACCATGTGGACGTGATGGACGGCCATTTTGTCCCGAACCTTACCTACGGTTTACAGTTCATAGCTGCGTTGAAAAAGATCTCGACGCTGCCTCTGGACGTTCACATTATGGTGAGCAATCCAGATATCGTGGCTCTGGACTATGTCAAGGCAGGCGCTGACCGCCTTACGTTCCATGTTGAGGCTGCGATCCACGCTCACAGACTCACTCAAGCCATACGAGGAGCTGGAGCAAAAGTTGGGGTAGCTCTGAATCCAGGAACACCTGTGGAGACCGTCCTACCGCTGATTTATGACGTTGATAGTATCATGTTTATGTCGGTGAATCCCGGATATGGTGGCCAGCAATACATCCCCCAAACAGCGGGACGCATCCAACAGCTGAGTAAAAGCCTTGAGGCTGCTGGACTTGATCAGTCGGTACTAATCGAAGTTGACGGCGGTATTAACGAAAAAACTGGGGCTGAGGTGGTCGCTGCTGGAGCAAGAGTGCTAGTTGCTGGTACATTTATCTTTGGAGCTACAGATAGGTCTCTGCCAATCAAACGGCTCCACAACTTGGGTTCTTAAGGGCCGCAGTCTGGGCCCGAGATAGGGGTGACAATGAATTGTTGGCAAAGACTGGCTACTTCAGCCCTACTTAGCTTAGTAGCCTCCACTTTACCGGGTCACGCAACCCCCGCCGAAGCACCTAACATAGCCACTCGGGTTGGTGGCGATTATCTAGTCTCTGCAATTGATCACGTAGATAACGGTGAATTTCGGATTCAATTTGCTGCAGTGGCTCCCAGCGGTAAATTCGATACGTTAACGCTCCACAGTAATCATGTCCATGTAGCCGTGAAAATTGGCCAAAAGCTTCGGCTTTCGGCCGAGATTCTGAGCACCAAAGGTACTGCCGCTGAGGTTGCGCAGATGGTGATCTTTGTCGCCAATCCGCAGGGACCTGTACCTGTGTGGCTCCTATCTAACCGCGCAGGTCCACGCGACCTCAAGGCGACTAAATATTTAGAAATGCATAGCCCACTTACAGATTATATCGTCATGTAAGTTTTTTGAGCACGAGAGACGACGTGGTAGATCAGGATTCTATTGAAGAAAGTCCGGTACTGCCTG comes from the Deltaproteobacteria bacterium genome and includes:
- the trxA gene encoding thioredoxin translates to MAENTVAINDASFEATVLKSSVPVLVDFWAPWCGPCVAIGPVLESLAQEYKGKVTVAKMNVDENANVPASLGVRSIPFLALFKDGKLVDSVVGAVPKTKLIDLIKKAL
- a CDS encoding radical SAM protein yields the protein MKLDVVSRLREAIMAGEPVSLDEAASLFVDADDRTLCELATLARDRLHPANEATYVVMAIVNYTNVCVAKCDYCAFYKLPHQEGGYLLNYDQVCAKIDELVSHGGTLVGFNGGFHPKLKLNDYAELFGRIHARYGERLSFYEMTIAEFMFSCKLSKISYDDGAALLKSVGTKWVTGGGAEILDDRFRRRHSPGKYSVADYYRAQRAILEAGLGSTATMVIGFDETLEERLSHLQQLRDFQESTDRRLTSFLCWSYKPWNTELGGQEISNQEYLRWLAVSRIYLHNIRHIRTSVLTKNEAALEGLKYGANDFDIPTEDEVTQKAGATISLEFERILAAARRAGYEPQLRRPFEPGGR
- a CDS encoding ribonuclease HII produces the protein MARSSAPTSAKGRLERQLFEQNLSFAGVDEVGRGCLAGPVYAGCAVLDWARLIKLPASDLALIRDSKQLSPKQRASITPVIQAVCKKFSVASASVVEIDRLGILPACFLAMRRAIAQCGEVDLVLVDGKLPIPGYEGEQMAIVKGDATTFSIAAASILAKTARDHFMQEMADIYPGYGFAAHVGYGTKAHIGSIGALGICELHRTSFAPIRQYRENKSLCTGGSG
- the def gene encoding peptide deformylase, encoding MAVLEVVVWPAKVLETRASEVSKFDDHLRSFVKDMHDTMKAANGIGLAANQVGDLRRVITIEIPWVPNDDADDSDDHCEPKEWWHDKKFTFVNPKITKKSGKFRYQEGCLSFPEVYEFIDRAADIWVTAQDENGKSFEVHATGLLSVCLQHEIDHIDGIVFIDRMSRLKAGLAKKKLKRPVTP
- the rpe gene encoding ribulose-phosphate 3-epimerase, with product MTSVLVAPSLLAADPMSFRDEVHSVEKAGADWHHVDVMDGHFVPNLTYGLQFIAALKKISTLPLDVHIMVSNPDIVALDYVKAGADRLTFHVEAAIHAHRLTQAIRGAGAKVGVALNPGTPVETVLPLIYDVDSIMFMSVNPGYGGQQYIPQTAGRIQQLSKSLEAAGLDQSVLIEVDGGINEKTGAEVVAAGARVLVAGTFIFGATDRSLPIKRLHNLGS
- a CDS encoding hemerythrin domain-containing protein, whose amino-acid sequence is MDILHYLKTQHDSIRGIYRRVAEAKVPKERKSQLESLVRSTQVYLTLQRDFLYPELSGSFAAADGLISTSESNAKTIDKAMKSMINVASMAAFDASAFEDKMSSLGRALTAHFDQEEQNLLPKIRDFIRTEDREDLGLVFADAESELLAALDSGGGLSPARRRRA
- a CDS encoding YraN family protein, which codes for MLPYVNTEKTSRYAQAALAETLVAAALYRQGWEIPWRNLRRRGFELDIVATKGRTFVVVEVKFRARRPTTMSDTLNLLSTRKLRALQRGARYAYAKLRGQYDTIRIDLAVVYPDQSHKLRIDYYVNVFA
- the rplS gene encoding 50S ribosomal protein L19, whose protein sequence is MKNKLISQFEQRVFSERKKHPTFRTGDTVRIAYKIQEGADKTKFRLQQFEGIVIRLRKGTADGSFTVRKIGANGVGVERCFPLYSPYVDAIEVVASGVVRRARLYYLRDLAGKAARIRSRFHGRKELVSVPGADQVAEDLTKVELAPAPESEQSAE